In one Halosimplex halophilum genomic region, the following are encoded:
- a CDS encoding LLM class flavin-dependent oxidoreductase — MSDREPEDLNFGCQVVTYGDVQGTIEDAVRAEEAGFDIITVPDHLFHPTGSEEFLVDPPWEAFTVLGAVAQHTDEAMLMPGVTDSVRRHPTELAHIGVTLDQMTDGRFGLGIGAGEAFNFTPIEDIDWSDPFGRFSEAFKVVDRLWDSTADDPVDFDGEFYQLEAAHMGLKPVQEPRPPMWVGGYGPSMRGFTGALGDGWFPWIHAPEQYEEDLQRVLDVAEDRGRDPDDIDRAVMIPTTVSEDGDAAREAAIERNRTSLALRPPLLAKMGYEDIADETPIMFEMAFDEEQEERLLSAAERIPDEAVDAVTVSGTPEEAIADLERWVEAGLDNVVLIPVGDYEETLAHYEETIIPHFRGE, encoded by the coding sequence ATGAGCGACAGAGAGCCCGAGGACCTGAACTTCGGGTGCCAGGTCGTGACGTACGGCGACGTGCAGGGAACGATCGAAGACGCGGTCCGCGCCGAGGAGGCGGGCTTCGACATCATCACCGTCCCGGACCACCTCTTTCACCCGACGGGCTCGGAGGAGTTCCTCGTCGACCCGCCGTGGGAGGCGTTCACCGTCCTCGGCGCCGTCGCCCAGCACACCGACGAGGCGATGCTGATGCCCGGCGTCACCGACTCCGTGCGGCGCCACCCGACCGAACTCGCACACATCGGCGTCACCCTCGACCAGATGACCGACGGGCGGTTCGGCCTGGGGATCGGCGCCGGCGAGGCGTTCAACTTCACGCCCATCGAGGACATCGACTGGTCGGACCCGTTCGGCCGGTTCTCGGAGGCGTTCAAGGTGGTCGACCGGCTGTGGGACTCGACCGCCGACGACCCCGTCGACTTCGACGGCGAGTTCTACCAGCTGGAGGCCGCACACATGGGGCTCAAGCCCGTGCAGGAGCCCCGGCCGCCGATGTGGGTCGGCGGGTACGGGCCGAGTATGCGCGGGTTCACCGGCGCGCTCGGCGACGGCTGGTTCCCGTGGATCCACGCGCCCGAACAGTACGAGGAAGACCTCCAGCGGGTCCTCGACGTGGCGGAGGACCGCGGGCGCGACCCCGACGACATCGACCGCGCGGTCATGATCCCGACGACGGTCTCCGAGGACGGCGACGCGGCCCGCGAGGCGGCCATCGAGCGCAACCGGACGAGCCTGGCGCTGCGCCCGCCGCTTCTGGCGAAGATGGGCTACGAGGACATCGCCGACGAGACGCCGATCATGTTCGAGATGGCCTTCGACGAGGAGCAGGAGGAGCGGCTCCTCTCGGCGGCCGAGAGGATCCCCGACGAGGCAGTCGACGCGGTGACCGTCTCCGGGACGCCCGAAGAAGCAATCGCGGACCTGGAACGCTGGGTCGAGGCGGGACTGGACAACGTCGTCCTCATCCCGGTGGGCGACTACGAGGAGACGCTGGCCCACTACGAGGAGACGATCATCCCGCACTTCCGCGGAGAGTAA